CAGCCAACGGCGCTGCGGGGGGCTGTGCTCCGGCCAATACGAATGGGTGAGCAGCATTAGACGCAACGGGAATGGAGGATTTACGGCAGCCGCGTCCCTCGGGAGGGAGGTATCCATGGACTACTTGCCGTTGAGGCGGGGTCCGCGGATCCCCTTTGAGCGCAGTGCACGGAAGTATGCAAGGCCCAGCAGCAGCAACACCAAGACCGTCAGGCCTTGGACTAGGGGGTTGTTCTCCGCGACGGGGGCCAGGGCTACCTTCAACGGGCCGGTGATGTCTGCGCTGACAACTGGCGGGGCGGCGGTTTTGGTAGGAGTCGGTGTAGGGGTAGGGGTTGCCTCGGCGGTGGCCGTGTCGGTCTCCACGGGAACCTCGGGCTCTACAACGAAGTTCTCGATAGCAACATCCGTGGGAAGAGCAGGAACGGGCGAGGTAGCAGGAGGAGTCACGGGAGGTACTTCCGCGGGCGGAGCGACGGGCTCGACGACGGGCGGTACCACGGGCGCGGGAGCTGGCTCTTCGGAAGGCTGGGCAGGTGCCGGAGAAACAGGTTCCAAAGTGGGGGGAGGCGAAGAAGGCTCAATAACGGGCGGGATGACAACCGGGAATGTAGGCTCGGGCGTCGGCGATGGTTCGGCCGGTTGTTCCGTGTCCGTGCCAGGGCTGGTTACCGTGGTGGCCATGGCTGGCTGGGTGGCAAAAAAGCCAAGAAGAGCCATCAATATGACCACAAGTGCGGCTTGAACACTTTTAATTCCGGTGCCCAACTTTCCCCCCGTTGATATGTCGTACAGAACGCTAGTAGCGTCCGTTCCAGCGCGTCCACCCTGAATGAGGGTCGGCGCGGCCACCAACAGCAGGAGGGCAGCCCGATTTAGTCTAGCGTATGGATAACAGTCATTTGATTCCGTAGGATCGTCTGCTGATGCCGACCCCAAGGAATTCATGACGCTCATTCGCGGAAGCCGTCCACGCATCAAAGTCCTCCTCGCAGCACTTGTGCTCACAGCCGGAGTTGGAGGAACCGCTTTGGTTGCCCCCAGCCCTGGCACCGAGGCGACGCCACCAGCCCAGGATAAACAGCCCCCAGCGGCCCCGAAGCCAACTCCGGCTGCCCGGGCGCCGAAACCGGCAAGCTACCCAATTGGCGGCTATTTCGTTTTCGCGTCCCCCAACACTTCGAGAAACACCCAGAAGCTCACTGAAATCAAAACAGCAGGCGCTGACACTGTCATCACTTTTGGAACGCCCCTCGCGCCAGCTACCTTGGCAACGCTGCCCAAGGAGTGTGTCATCGATGGAGTGAATTGCGCCAAGGCTGCTGCAGGAACTCTGGAGGTCAACCGTTATTTCACGTACTCCGACGGAAGCGTATGGAGCAGCCAAGCCGTGAAGTGTCCTCAGGACCGCAGGATCACCAGCCAAGGCAAGGCATTCGTTGTGCTGGTCCTCCCTGCCCAAGGCAGCGGCTGCACGTCTACGAACGGGAAGTATGACGTGGTTGTTGCAGGGGGTGGCGCGGCCGGTGGCATGGATCCAGCGGCTTCCCTCGCCTTAGCGGCCACGAAACTGGGCATGAAGTTCTATGCCGGCCTGCCCCTGCCCGTAAAGAGAACGGATACGGCGTACCTCCCTGACGTTTCCTATCAGGGGACACTTGCGCTCTTCACCGAGCGCTTCCTTCAATATCAGGCAGCCACAAATAACGTGAAGGGCCTGGCTGGCTTCTATCACAGCACAGAAATGCCCGTCACCGATGGCCACACCTTCGACCCCATCCTGGATCTGTACCGGATGCAGAACCAGGCCATCCATCGAATCTTCCCCACGCGCGGCGCAATCATTAGTCCCTACCTTGACGCGCGGGTCAGCGCTTTCAGTATCAGCCTGACGGAGGCTCGAAACGGGATCCGCAGAATTGCCCAAACGGCCAGCGGACTCATTCTGAACATCGCCATCCAAGACGGCATGGGAACCGGCAAGGGAGGAGCGTTTCAGTCGAACGAAGCGAACTCGGCGGTGGACCGCTATGCGGAGAGCATCGTAGGTAAGGGCTCGTGGAGCAGTAAGTACGTGGCACCTATTCGGGATTATTTCCTGGCAGCTGCTGCGGGCATTTCCGGAACGGGCGCAGTTCTGTGGGCAAACTTGGAGGGCATGGCTCCGGCCACAGCCTCCAACCCTTGCGGTGACAGTCTCCGCGGGCAAAGCTCCAAAGCCAGGATCGATCGGCAGCTTCAACAGCTTTCCAACGCGCAGAAGATCATTTCTTTCATGTGGGATTCGTATTACACCTGCGTTGGTGCGGGCGTTCCCCTCAAAGCCCAGGTGGAGGCTGGAATTGCAACGCCAATTATTACCGACGCGACTTTTGACGCATCCACCGGCCAAGTGCGGATAACAGGCTTCAATCTTTCAGGTGGCAACGCCCAAGTGAAGTGGACCACCAAAGGCGGGCAACGCGTCGTGAAAACCGTGAAGCCCACAAGCACAAATACCGCGTACGGAGTCCAGAGCGGCATGAACCCGGAACTGGAAATGATCCTCGTGAATGTTGGCAAAACAACCCTGGCTGCCGGCCGTTACTACACCGTCAATGTCACCAACCAATGGGGTGCGGAAAACGACGCTTTCTATTCGCAACGCATCTACACAGAGCAGTCTTCCCGGGGCACCAAAGGCTAGCTCCGGATCTGGCATGTTTGTCCATTTGTTAGAATCGACTCTGCTGCTGCCAACTCTAGGAATACATGACGCATCCCCTTGATACCGAAGCCGTTGCGACAGACTCCCGTCCGCGACGTCAAAAGAGCTCCAAAAAGACGGCTCGAAACGTACTCCTCGGCTTCGCGGCAGCCGTGGTGGTCATAGGCCTAGTCTGCGGCGCCTATATCTACAATCTCGCGCAGACGTTCAACAACGGGACCACCAAGATCGAGAATGCTTTCCCGGACGAGGCGACGCGACCCACCAAGAACGTCACGGGTGCCATGAACGTCCTTGTCATGGGCAAGGACAAGAACGCGGACAGGTCAGTGGACACGGATGACTCCGCCCCGACAGACCAGCGGACCGACACTCTGATCTGGGTCCACATCCCGGCGGACCGCAAGAACGTCTTCGCAGTTTCCATCATGCGTGACACTTGGGTGAACATTCCGGGTCATGGCGAAGCGAAGATCAATGCCGCCATGGCTCAGGGCGGCGTTGCCCTGACCGTTCAGACCGTGGAGTCGCTCTTCCAGCAGCGCATCGACCACGTTGCGATGGTGGACTTCGAGGGCTTCAAGGGACTGACCGATGCGCTGGGCGGCGTGGAAGTCAACATCAAGCAGGGATTCACCCCCAGCGTGCTGAAGGGCAAGGTCACCTTCCAGGCGGGCAAGAACATGCTCGACGGCGAGAAGGCGCTGGCTTTTGTGCGTGAGCGGAAGTCGTTCCCTGATTCCGATTACACGCGCGTCAAGAACCAGCAGCTCTTCCTCAAGGCCGTCATCAGCAAGACGATCTCCCGGGACACCCTCACCAACCCGGTGAAGGTCAACAACATGGTGGACGCGATCTCCCCTTACATCAGCGTTGATAAGGACTTCGACGCCGCCACCATCGGTGGACTCGCTCTACAGTTCAAAGATCTCCGCGAGAAGGACACCATCATGTTCACCCTGCCCAACCTGGGCGTGGGCACGTCAATGGATGGTCAGTCGATCGTGCTGGCGGACAATGCCGCCATTTCGGAAATCGCCACAGCCATTGGCCAGGACAAGCTTGCAGCCTACGTGACAGCCAAGGGCTTGGGGAGCTAACAGAACCGGGCCGCGAGGACTTCAACCTCGACCGAAGATCTGTACAATTTCTGTACGTAAATACGGTCGCGTTGCTGGTAAGCCCATGACAGGCTCAATCATAGAAGCCGTCACGCAGACCAAGGCTGGCTTATCCACGTCGTTCTCCATAGGCTCTTAGCCGGATCATGGTGGCGGCATTAAGCCCGTTCAGTTTGCCAGGATTGGCGGGCGGCCGAAGTCCTCACCGCGCAAGGAAAAGGCCCCTCCCAGCAACCAGCCGAGAAGGTCGATCGCTTGTTGTAACGGGCATAACAGGTCTTATGTTGCCCATATCATTGGGCCATGGGGATTATTAATCGACTATGGCCAGGCATCTATCGGGATGTTGTATTGAACTCCATTATCGCTTCCCCACTATTTCCTACACCGCTACGGTGGCGTGCCCTTCGTGCCTACGGGATGAACGTGGAACGATGCTACGTGTCCCCGGGCGTCTGGTTTGGGAGCTCAAGGGTCAGCATCGGGGAGAGTAGCTTTGTAAATCACGGCTGCATGTTCAACACCACGGCACGAATCACGCTAGGCCGCGACTGTGATATCGCCATGAATGTCACGTTTGCAACTAGCTCGCACGAGGTTGGCGGTCCGTCGCGCAGGGCCGGCGCCGCAACGTCCGCGCCTATCGTTGTGGGTGACGGCTCGTGGATCGGGGCGGGAGCAGTTATCTTGCCCGGCGTAAATATCGGGGCAGGGGCGATAATCGCAGCAGGCGCGGTGGTAGCGAAAGATGTTAAGGCTCACAGTCTCTACGCGGGCGTCCCAGCCCGCAAGATCAGATCCCTTTCAACTGCTGAGGTACCAGCCGTCTAGCCCTTTAGGATTGTGCTCATGACTATCTGGGGGAAGATCCAAGCTGTTGAGAGTGTTGCCCGCGGCCGAAAGTACGGTTTGAGGCTGGGTCGCGGGGCAAAGATCAAGACAGTGAACGGCGCCGTGGCGGCTGGGCCGGGTGCCTTCATCGGTAAAGACACCCTTGTGGCTGTGGTCGGCAAGGGATCGCCAGCGGCTTTGAGCATTGGTGCCAGGACTCGAATTGGCGCCCAATCTGTCATCAACGTTGCCGGTGCAGTCGAAATTGGCGAAGCGTGCGAAATCTCGTGGCGGGTCCAGATCCTCGACTCGGACTTCCACTCACTCACCTATGAGGACCGGCGAACCAGCAACCCCATCAAGCCCATCAAGATCGGTAACCACGTGCTTATTGGCACAGGAGTGATCATCCTCAAAGGCGTCACTATCGGTGACGGCGCCGTGATTGCAGCCGGGTCTGTCGTGTCCAAGGACGTACCCGCGAATACCGTGGTGGCAGGCAACCCTGCAGTGCCAGTTACCCGCGTCACGAACTGGGTGTAGCCCGGCATCGCCAACCTATAATGAGGCCAACTACTGATTTCAGGGGAACCATGCTGATTGCTCTTGCATCCATCGCGACAGGGATGGATGCAGCCCAGAACAGGCATGGCAATGGGCCGAACAGGCCAGTCGCCAACCGGACTAGAAGACGGCGTCCTTCGAGATGCACCGCCTTGTGACGGCTGCTCTGGTTGACACGAACATCGGCTGAACCACTTCCTTTGGGGGACTCTTTGAAACGCATTGCCCTTGCCCTTGTCGCTGCCGCGTTGCTCACTGGGTGCACGCCTTCCGCTGCTCCTAGTGACCCAGACATCCAGAAGAAGGCAGACGCGTATGGGCAGCAGGTCCAAGACAAGATGAAGGCAGACGCTGAGGCGGCTGCCGAGGCCAGGATCATCAAGCTTGCTTTCCCCAAGGACCGTCCACTTTCAGTGTTCTACGCAGCGGACTCGCTGAGCTACAGCCTCTACAGCAGCACCGAGGACAAGGGTTACCGTCCCATGCTGAACGCTGAACTGCGGAAGCACGGCGAGATCAAAGAACAGCGCGCCACCAAAGCTGACGCGAACGCCTTGTTCAAAGCTGGGAACGTGTTGAGTGTTCCTGACTCTGGAATCGACTTGGCAATTCTCGAACTGGGGACCAATGACACACAGCGGACACCCGTCGACCAGTTCAACAAGGACTACTCAAACCTTGTGCGGAACGTAAAGCGCTCACCGAATGTGCAGATGATTTGCGTTGGCGCGTGGGGTGGTGGCGGGCAAGCGATTACCGACCCCTACGACTTCGAAATCCAAAAGGTTTGTGAAGCCAACGGGGGCCAGTATGTTGACCTTACAAAGTCATACGAACGCAAGGACACGTGGGGGCCAGATAAGACTC
This window of the Arthrobacter sp. StoSoilB5 genome carries:
- a CDS encoding DUF4434 domain-containing protein, which codes for MTLIRGSRPRIKVLLAALVLTAGVGGTALVAPSPGTEATPPAQDKQPPAAPKPTPAARAPKPASYPIGGYFVFASPNTSRNTQKLTEIKTAGADTVITFGTPLAPATLATLPKECVIDGVNCAKAAAGTLEVNRYFTYSDGSVWSSQAVKCPQDRRITSQGKAFVVLVLPAQGSGCTSTNGKYDVVVAGGGAAGGMDPAASLALAATKLGMKFYAGLPLPVKRTDTAYLPDVSYQGTLALFTERFLQYQAATNNVKGLAGFYHSTEMPVTDGHTFDPILDLYRMQNQAIHRIFPTRGAIISPYLDARVSAFSISLTEARNGIRRIAQTASGLILNIAIQDGMGTGKGGAFQSNEANSAVDRYAESIVGKGSWSSKYVAPIRDYFLAAAAGISGTGAVLWANLEGMAPATASNPCGDSLRGQSSKARIDRQLQQLSNAQKIISFMWDSYYTCVGAGVPLKAQVEAGIATPIITDATFDASTGQVRITGFNLSGGNAQVKWTTKGGQRVVKTVKPTSTNTAYGVQSGMNPELEMILVNVGKTTLAAGRYYTVNVTNQWGAENDAFYSQRIYTEQSSRGTKG
- a CDS encoding LCP family protein — protein: MTHPLDTEAVATDSRPRRQKSSKKTARNVLLGFAAAVVVIGLVCGAYIYNLAQTFNNGTTKIENAFPDEATRPTKNVTGAMNVLVMGKDKNADRSVDTDDSAPTDQRTDTLIWVHIPADRKNVFAVSIMRDTWVNIPGHGEAKINAAMAQGGVALTVQTVESLFQQRIDHVAMVDFEGFKGLTDALGGVEVNIKQGFTPSVLKGKVTFQAGKNMLDGEKALAFVRERKSFPDSDYTRVKNQQLFLKAVISKTISRDTLTNPVKVNNMVDAISPYISVDKDFDAATIGGLALQFKDLREKDTIMFTLPNLGVGTSMDGQSIVLADNAAISEIATAIGQDKLAAYVTAKGLGS
- a CDS encoding DapH/DapD/GlmU-related protein → MNVTFATSSHEVGGPSRRAGAATSAPIVVGDGSWIGAGAVILPGVNIGAGAIIAAGAVVAKDVKAHSLYAGVPARKIRSLSTAEVPAV
- a CDS encoding acyltransferase translates to MTIWGKIQAVESVARGRKYGLRLGRGAKIKTVNGAVAAGPGAFIGKDTLVAVVGKGSPAALSIGARTRIGAQSVINVAGAVEIGEACEISWRVQILDSDFHSLTYEDRRTSNPIKPIKIGNHVLIGTGVIILKGVTIGDGAVIAAGSVVSKDVPANTVVAGNPAVPVTRVTNWV
- a CDS encoding SGNH/GDSL hydrolase family protein, giving the protein MKRIALALVAAALLTGCTPSAAPSDPDIQKKADAYGQQVQDKMKADAEAAAEARIIKLAFPKDRPLSVFYAADSLSYSLYSSTEDKGYRPMLNAELRKHGEIKEQRATKADANALFKAGNVLSVPDSGIDLAILELGTNDTQRTPVDQFNKDYSNLVRNVKRSPNVQMICVGAWGGGGQAITDPYDFEIQKVCEANGGQYVDLTKSYERKDTWGPDKTPTWLGPSDNFHPNDKGHKEILDLILERIRIV